From one Esox lucius isolate fEsoLuc1 chromosome 11, fEsoLuc1.pri, whole genome shotgun sequence genomic stretch:
- the LOC114840288 gene encoding stonustoxin subunit alpha-like: MFRLNFCHITPLQCATVVSVLRSEFSRLTVLDLGHNNLGDAGVKHLCDCLGHPNCKVKSLNLSHNNVGNQGVEELCRVLTRPKLKLLILDLSCNDFGDSGLELLAYALHEGFSLQVLRLSGCSITLHGVVKSVLDIALRSDPFQMKELDLSYNPIRETDVDFPQELNLIMDHRAESRNEQGLYKYACELTLDPNTVNSLLLLSEENRKVTRQRTKQQYPNTEERFDTCNQVLCKESLCQRHYLEVECLHDVKVGVAYKRIKRKGVSDCVRLGHNADSWALYTSEGKSHAKHSNILYSLHIPEIKAGAPYRLGVFLDWPAGILSFYMVNNGKPVPLYAYYSTFTEPLYFAIGLNSPTATISL; encoded by the exons ATGTTTAG GCTCAACTTTTGTCACATCACACCACTGCAATGTGCAACTGTGGTCTCAGTGCTTCGATCTGAGTTCTCCCGTCTGACAGTCCTAGATCTGGGCCACAACAACCTTGGCGATGCAGGAGTGAAACACCTCTGTGATTGTTTGGGGCACCCCAACTGTAAGGTCAAATCTCTGAACCTCAGCCACAACAATGTGGGAAATCAAGGTGTCGAGGAACTCTGCCGAGTTCTGACACGTCCCAAGTTAAAACTTCTGATTTTGGACCTCAGCTGCAATGACTTTGGGGACTCTGGGTTGGAGTTGCTTGCTTATGCTCTCCATGAAGGCTTTTCACTGCAGGTTCTAAG GCTATCTGGCTGTTCAATCACATTGCATGGTGTTGTGAAATCTGTTCTTGACATAGCTTTGAGGTCAGATCCCTTCCAAATGAAAGAGCtagatctgagctacaatcccATCAGAGAGACTGATGTGGATTTCCCACAAGAGCTGAATCTGAT catGGACCACAGAGCAGAGAGCAGGAATGAACAAGGCCTctataaat ATGCATGTGAACTCACTCTAGACCCCAACACAGTAAACAGTCTCCTActtctgtctgaggagaacaggaAAGTTACTCGCCAGAGGACCAAGCAGCAGTATCCCAACACTGAAGAGAGGTTTGATACATGCAACCAAGTGCTATGTAAAGAGAGCCTCTGCCAGCGACATTACCTGGAGGTAGAGTGTCTACACGATGTTAAAGTAGGCGTGGCCTACAAGCGAATAAAAAGGAAAGGGGTCAGTGATTGTGTTAGACTAGGACACAATGCAGATTCTTGGGCTTTGTATACTTCGGAAGGTAAGAGCCATGCAAAGCACAGCAATATTTTGTACAGCTTACACATCCCTGAAATCAAAGCAGGTGCGCCTTATAGATTAGGAGTGTTTCTGGATTGGCCAGCCGgaattttgtctttttatatgGTCAACAATGGGAAACCGGTCCCTCTGTATGCATACTActccacattcactgagcccctttATTTTGCAATTGGACTAAATTCTCCGACTGCAACCATTTCTCTGTAA
- the LOC105007700 gene encoding protein NLRC3, whose translation MAARMDKKELMVKLKKLMLKQFQQLQRRLGRKTNDNSVKNMGVKDTVRFLMKNYGEKASDVLSQTLNHSKHKRKQSQICQGNDNENQTSTASAVENNDKQVMGVSCPSTVTHVGGALAENRVANGNSITAVNGSIVFNPTITGCSINGNVIINESKTISDQNKEDSHIVVDPGSNLKAFSDHRKRTENILRIKDKIKVQQKKRCETILEGIANHKKSELNKVYTELYIVTCDSTSINKEHEVWHAETAHLRDTSMASMIKCQDIFKPDQDETIRTVLTKGIAGIGKSVAVQKLNLDWANGKSNQDLDFVFLLSFRNLNLINDKYSLNKLLEAFYPQLKEIEMIVYDEHKILFILDGLDESKLRLEFDKNRLNLTSVSESATLDVLLMNLIAGPLLPNALIWITSRPVASSQIPSQFINRVTEIRGFNDVQKDEYFQRKISDPETARHIISLIKTSRSLYIMCHIPVFCWMAVNVLQDILLKGNKEGPKPQSLPTTITEMYLHYLRIQTNISSQKHGSTSAGGTQCTLMSNKDIILKLGKLAYDNLESQNVLFTEQDLSNCGISVTEAATCPGLCTELVEFEYGLYPKKLYCFVHLSVQEFFAALYAFHEFENNRFDSQKALSRRKGSSRIDFLKGAIDSALNSKNGHLDLFTRFLVGLSHESSRDILQGILERTNSSSECHKKLITYIKNLKRKDLSPERCINLIHCLLQLKNKSILQNDNNEASSDTLLTPFQCSLLAYKFIISEKPEEFDFRNEKNIR comes from the exons ATGGCTGCAAGGATGGACAAAAAAGAACTCATGGTCAAACTGAAAAAGTTGATGTTAAAACAATTTCAACAACTTCAACGCCGCCTGGGGCGGAAGACTAATGATAATAGTGTTAAGAATATGGGAGTGAAAGACACTGTAAGATTTCTAATGAAGAATTACGGTGAAAAGGCCAGTGACGTTTTGTCACAAACTCTAAATCACTCAAAACACAAGAGAAAACAGAGCCAGATTTGTCAGG GAAATGACAATGAGAATCAGACATCAACTGCCAGTGCTGTGGAGAACAATGACAAACAG GTGATGGGCGTTAGCTGTCCATCTACAGTCACCCATGTTGGAGGAGCACttgctgaaaacagagttgCAAATGGAAATTCCATAACAGCAGTTAACGGAAGCATTGTATTCAACCCAACAATAACTGGATGTTCAATTAATGGGAACGTGATCATAAATGAGAGCAAAACTATTTCTG ACCAAAATAAGGAGGACAGTCACATAGTTGTGGACCCTGGATCTAATCTG AAAGCGTTTTCTGACCACCGCAAGAGGACGGAAA ACATCCTTCGCATCAAAGACAAGATCAAAGTACAACAGAAGAAAAGGTGTGAAACCATACTAGAGGGTATTGCAAACCACAAGAAATCAGAACTTAACAAGGTGTACACAGAGTTGTACATCGTCACCTGTGATTCTACCAGCATCAATAAGGAACACGAGGTGTGGCATGCTGAGACGGcacacctcagagacacctcGATGGCCTCCATGATAAAATGCCAAGATATCTTTAAACCTGATCAAGACGAAACCATCAGAACTGTGTTGACAAAGGGAATCGCTGGCATTGGAAAGTCTGTAGCCGTTCAGAAGCTGAACTTAGACTGGGCCAACGGAAAATCAAATCAAGATCTAGATTTTGTTTTCCTACTATCTTTCCGGAATTTGAATTTGATAAATGACAAGTACAGTCTTAATAAACTTCTTGAGGCATTCTACCCTCAACTAAAAGAAATAGAAATGATTGTGTATGATGAACACAAGATTCTGTTCATTCTTGACGGACTGGATGAAAGCAAACTGCGACTGGAGTTTGATAAAAACAGGCTGAATCTGACATCTGTGTCTGAGTCTGCTACACTGGACGTTTTGCTAATGAACCTCATTGCTGGGCCTCTTCTACCTAATGCTTTAATTTGGATAACCTCCCGTCCAGTAGCTTCCAGTCAAATCCCTTCACAGTTTATTAATCGAGTTACAGAGATCCGAGGGTTTAATGATGTTCAAAAGGACGAGTACTTTCAAAGAAAAATCAGCGATCCTGAGACGGCCAGACACATCATCTCATTAATAAAAACATCCCGGAGCCTCTACATCATGTGTCATATACCGGTGTTCTGCTGGATGGCGGTAAATGTGCTTCAAGATATACTGCTTAAAGGCAACAAGGAAGGTCCAAAGCCTCAATCTTTGCCTACAACCATCACTGAGATGTACCTGCACTACTTAAGGATCCAAACAAATATCAGTTCTCAGAAACACGGATCTACATCTGCAGGTGGCACGCAATGTACTTTGATGTCAAACAAAGACATCATTTTAAAATTGGGAAAGCTGGCATATGACAACCTGGAAAGTCAAAATGTGCTTTTTACAGAACAGGACTTGAGCAACTGTGGTATTAGTGTCACGGAAGCTGCTACCTGCCCAGGGCTCTGTACGGAACTTGTAGAGTTTGAGTATGGACTTTATCCAAAGAAACTATATTGTTTTGTCCACTTGAGTGTTCAGGAGTTTTTTGCTGCTCTGTACGCATTTCATGAATTTGAAAATAACAGGTTTGACTCACAAAAAGCCTTAAGCAGAAGGAAAGGAAGCTCTAGGATTGATTTTCTCAAAGGTGCCATTGACAGTGCACTGAATAGTAAAAATGGTCACCTGGACCTCTTTACACGCTTCCTTGTTGGGCTCTCTCATGAGTCCAGCCGGGACATCCTTCAAGGCATTTTGGAGAGAACAAACAGCAGCTCAGAATGCCACAAAAAGTTAATTACATACATCAAGAACTTAAAAAGAAAGGacctctccccagagagatgcATTAACTTGATCCACTGTCTGCTTCAGCTGAAGAACAAAAGCATTCTACAAAATGACAACAATGAAGCCTCTTCAGACACACTGCTTACTCCATTTCAGTGCTCCCTCTTGGCATATAAGTTCATTATATCAGAGAAGCCAGAAGAGTTTGACTTCAggaatgaaaaaaacatcagaTGA